A region of the Micropterus dolomieu isolate WLL.071019.BEF.003 ecotype Adirondacks linkage group LG10, ASM2129224v1, whole genome shotgun sequence genome:
TGTGGCAGTCAACATCTGGACAAGACCTAAAGGTGAGAACATTCACAGATGGGGAGGGGTCATCTTATGTGCATATGTTcttcgcacagacttcacttggcaaaaaaaacaacttgtagCCTTTACGTTACAAGTTGCAGTGGATAATTTACAAGCACTGACCAGGTGCaccagagtgcagatgttggtttcggctgtgtgataggctacgtcattgACACGCCAGCATGCTGTGCACATGCTGCGCAcaagcttgataaatacaggcACAGAGGTGTATCATGTCATGCAGACTGTGCGGACTGATGACCAGCCTCTGAGACCGACAGAGACCAGTCTGACCACTGGGAACACAGATACATCCCAGGGGCTGAGTCAACGTTAACGAGACTGTGTTCGGTTCTGTTCATGTTGCGTTCACttggaggctgctgagcgcagTTTTGTTGCGCGCTACCCTGGTGACGCCCCCCTGAATCATTCCCCGCCGGGACCCCCTcccctggcctgaaaacctccagtgcttgagtaaaggtaTAAACCTAAACGCACACTCTGGTGCTCCAAGTTCACAGTTTGAGCAGAGTAAGCTAGTTTGACCTGTACTTGCAGGCTGATTGagctagttagcagcagttagctgacttgctacagcaacaagtaaagctatctgtccatcagaaaAGTACGCAagtcacagagttgaggcagagcagccgggaAACATCAGAGAGacaaccagaaaatattttccatcaaataCGATCCAGTTTCatcctgtcagtgctcagaccatacgccacacactgcatcactgtgtgtggcggcaaccaggcgaggagtacaaagacaagcgTGTCTTgcttacagtcaagcatggtggtgcgAGTGTCATGGTTTTGAGCTGCAtaagtgctgccggcactggggagctacagttcattgagggaaccatgaatgccagcATGTACTGTGACACACTGAAGCAGATCCCCTCCCCTTAGATACTGGGCCACAGGGCAGTTTttcaacatgataacgaccccaaacacacctccaagatgaCTACTGACTtcctaaagaagctgagggtaaaggtgatggactggccaagcatgtcNNNNNNNNNNNNNNNNNNNNNNNNNNNNNNNNNNNNNNNNNNNNNNNNNNNNNNNNNNNNNNNNNNNNNNNNNNNNNNNNNNNNNNNNNNNNNNNNNNNNcctccagtgcttgagtaaaggtaTAAACCTAAACGCACACTCTGGTGCTCCAAGTTCACAGTTTGAGCAGAGTAAGCTAGTTTGACCTGTACTTGCAGGCTGATTGagctagttagcagcagttagctgacttgctacagcaacaagtaaagctatctgtccatcagaaaAGTACGCAagtcacagagttgaggcagagcagccgggaAACATCAGAGAGacaaccagaaaatattttccatcaaataCGATCCAGTTTCatcctgtcagtgctcagaccatacgccacacactgcatcactgtgtgtggcggcaaccaggcgaggagtacaaagacaagcgTGTCTTgcttacagtcaagcatggtggtgcgAGTGTCATGGTTTTGAGCTGCAtaagtgctgccggcactggggagctacagttcattgagggaaccatgaatgccagcATGTACTGTGACACACTGAAGCAGATCCCCTCCCCTTAGATACTGGGCCACAGGGCAGTTTttcaacatgataacgaccccaaacacacctccaagatgaCTACTGACTtcctaaagaagctgagggtaaaggtgatggactggccaagcatgtctccagacctaaatcGTATTGAGCATCCGTGgggcgcaaggtctctaacatccaccagctccgtgatgttgtcatggaggagtggaagacgactccagtggcaacctgtaaagctctggtgaactccatgcccaagagggttaaggcagtgctgagAAATAATgttggccacacaaaatataaaacattttcacttaggggtgtactcacttttgtcgccagcagtttagacattattggctgtgtgatgtgttattttgaggggacagcaaatttacatgCTATACACTCACTACAGTCATTTCTACAGTGAAAAGATCTAATcaattatttacaaaaatgtgagatgtatttatttactttcacATGTTCTTTGttaccacaaaaacacatattcTCTCAGTTGTAGAAACACAGAAGAGTAACTGATGGTGCGCTTAGCTGCTACAGGATTATTTCCTATTTCCTTGTGTTAAATGTGGGTCAGTGATGTGAAAGTCATCacagtgagtgtttgtgtttcacaggtgaataatgatgaagatgacgGCGTGGTGACCTATGAAAACTTTGGAGACCCTTCTGCCTCTATCAGACTCCGCTGATCAAAAACTTCCGCATCAACATAAACCCATCAGAGAAAACTGCAGACCAATAACAGCACATTGACACGAGTAGTTGAAACCTGTAGATGACATTTTACTGTTGACttcattaaaggttcagtatgcACGTTTTAGTGGTAACGTTTGCACATTGCAACTCTAGACTGTAGATAGCAACCAGCAGCTCAGTCACGTCTCAACCGTCCCTTTCTAAGCAGGTATGAGCAGCTACGGTGGCCAACACGCGCCGTCAGGTCTTTTATGCTAAACAATacatgtggtcctccatttgtataaatttcatgtttctttttacttctaacaaaccagaccactattactactgcttttcttcttcttgtactTGTACATAGCCACGAAACACaatctgtagagcagtttgtccatttcgGCTACTATAGAAACATAGAGGCGCAACACTTAAGTGGACCTGCAGTGTATTTAGATACAACTGACTCATtctaaagggggaaaaaacataatggttcattttGTAAGGTCTTTGTAGACCACTGAAAACaaagttatgtatattatattgcatttctgtcagtagatactcctaaatataaaacactgaacCTTCAAATCGTCTTCCAGCTGAAGAATTCAGACCTGAAATTAAggtttactgtttgtttttgaagCTACAGCTGCTTGACCTCCGTTTCATGTCTCATGAAGAACTCATATGAATTCACTTTCATTTAGCATAGTTGTTGACATATTTGTTTGGATGTttggatgtttgtgtgtttgaatgggatgtttgtgtgtttgaatggGTTTTAGGGCTCAATGAAGTCGATGACAGTCCTCCTCTTTATTGTATCTGATAACAATAGAATatgcaaataaagaaatgtttatcACTTAATAcaagactgtattttatgactCCAGTGTCTTAATGGAAAGCGAATATCTTTACTATGAATGTCCTGCCTCGACTAGCAGTACAACCTCCCACCTCTTTGTCCATTTATAGATGGAAACCTTCCCTCTGTTGGGTTAAACAGCTCTGTTCTCACTGATCAGTCAAAAGTGTGTGAATACAGATAGAAATGTACCCAAAGTGACCTGAGAATGCGCAAAAATAGATTTCACGCCTCTTAACCATCCAGCTAGTCAGCAGTAAGCATAGAGCATGAAAAACCTCAAAACCACAGGTGAAGTCCAGATATCAAACAAACTCAGACACCATTTTCTACACTGTCAAGTTCAGTTGTTTCTCAAAGTGACCTACAGTGACCCCCAAGGGTTCTTGAAGGGGTTTGTCGAGGTCCCCAGATAAAAAGGGGATTCaattattttcttcttattattattattattattttcactttgcatcaatgctttttagtaatcaaaTTAATCGATGAATTCATTCAGCCctaatacattttctgtaataaaacatgggacaaaatcttatcaaaagAGGATCTATTGGTCTATTTTGTAAACAGTTGAgccaaacatttaatttgacaACAACATGAACACACCTGCATCTACATATTGTGGAGACTTGATGCTCTACGTCTCATGTTTTAACCCTTTGTTGCAACTAGTTCCAGTGACCCCAAACCTTCCAGGGTTAATGTAGTTTTAAACAGAATTCTATAAGCGTCTCTTTGTCTTATGTCCTTCTAAAGTGTAAACTGTCTGTACCTTTGAACCTCATGTGTTTCTGATGTTTATCTGCTCATCAGTCGAGGGTTGAGCTCTGCTACAGTTGTTAACCACATTCTGACCAAAATACTTCCCCTTCAAGTCTCATAAAAATAcctgcaaagaaaaaaataaggaaCCGACGGACCTTAGACCagtaaaatatcatcttatctgtgttcttcagcagctgctacaGTATCACCATATTGCATCATGGACATCAGGAGTCAGATTCtggtgggagaggagtttgactcttcacctgtctgttcatgtgtgctgtcaaacatcaccatggatcctgtctgttttctgatAACAACAATCTAAAGAAAACTAGTTGTGTTATGGCAAATATTTATCTTTAACAATCTTCACACCCTCAACTTCcgcttcttcttcgttgcaggAGGTAAAACACGTCATTGTCACAAATAGATCGTGGGACTAAACAAAAAGTGTGAACTATGATGGCTGCATCTCATTTTGCTGATTAAGACTTTGGggtctctgtcagtcactgtggatgaaagaaaactgcatttcaaaaatttaaaagagaaaattCTAACAGTTTCTGGCTGTTTGGACATTGACAAGAAATTCAGAGGGACTGAAATCTAAAATAGACTAAAAGTCACTGATGAAGTGACATCATCCTAATCACAGGAAGTAGCTGCTGCGTCTCTCTACTAAAACACTAGtttagaaactcagacagttctgagcacgagaacaagagacagaagaaggagagactcagagaatcatgatggttgagttcaaatggatttctttatttcttacagcgctgcttcagtttacaggtaagaatacatatatcacatatataaatggaaggcacattgtaaaaaataacttgatcaatattattaaagattctNNNNNNNNNNNNNNNNNNNNNNNNNNNNNNNNNNNNNNNNNNNNNNNNNNNNNNNNNNNNNNNNNNNNNNNNNNNNNNNNNNNNNNNNNNNNNNNNNNNNGAAGTagactctgtttgtttgttgttttcagggaCGGAGCTTAAACCCTGCAGTGAGTCCAGAAAGCAGTCAGGACACGGTGAGATCTCACACTACACCCAGGACAAAGTTACACTCACTGTTTTTAGATTTGTTGTTCAAAATGTAGCTCCATGAGACACACAGTGACTCTTGAATCTAAGTTCTTTCTGCAAGAGAAGAAGTGGGGAGTCTTATGATGCAGCTGGACGACACCAGAACAGACCAGAACACAATCAAGTCCACATGTTACTGAGCAGCCATTATGTTGTCTTCTCTGTGTAGGCTGATCCTGAAGATGGTGTTTCCTACGCCTCCATCAGCTACACCAGGAAGACCAACAGTAAAGGCCGGGTAAGCTGTCTGATTGGTTCTAGTGATGATGGtgttatgagttgtagtttcttccctgtgagtttgagtttttagTTATATAGTCTGTGGTGTTTTGGGGTTCACTCATGTCTGTCTTCTTGATGCCTTAGTTCccagttcagtgttttactgAGCTtcgtctgtgttccttgttggtgttactTCAGTGGGGATGTATCTGCTTTTGTCTTGATTCGTTTATATTTATTCCTCTGATCTGatatgtgttcagtaacctttGTCATGTCTATTCCCTCCAGTATCCCCTCTGTTCTCTCCCTGCGTGCCGgtgtctcgttagtctcatgtctgtcacctgtgttgctcccaccctgCTCCTTATTgtgtggtgtttctgtttagtctttgtccggtcattgtagcgTTTAGACGCTCTGCCTTAGTTGTGGtttttggattttctgttggattaccTTTTGTTTGGACTGCGTTTATTTTGGATTCCCTGGACTCAGCCACTACATTTGTAAGAGAGCTCGCCTTTTGTTGGTATTAAAACCCTTTCAACTGTACCTGCCTGTTcctgtgtctgcatttgggtccaccaaccttcTCCACACCACACACCCTAACAGATGTTAGTGAATAAAAACACTTCTCAGGTATAAAAACAGGACAGATTCTTTATTTTCCCTTTAAAACCCAGGTCTACATGTAAGGATTGTGATGTCAgtgtgtccaacactttggtccagaacaAAATATCTCACCAACGAGCGGCCAGAGGAGCTCAGTACATGTACAAACAGATCTTTAACAGCACATCttcaaactgaactgactggactgactcactgttttgtgttgtgttgctctTTGTAATGTTGTTTGCTGTTTCATTATTGAgctttgtgtttatgtgctgcTGGATATCATAATGTTGCATTTACCTGCATTTTTCTGTCTCATTTAATGTTGTGTGATTtatgtgttgtgctgtttgtctcttttccaggttctgggtaaagatggtgatgatgaagatgatgcagTGACCTACATCACCGTgaaagcttcctcttcttctgctggagCCTCAGCTGATCCCAGCGACCTCTACGCGACCGTCAACTaaccaaacaaataaaagacCACAGTGTAGTTATAGCTCATATTACAGTTTATTTACACTGATAACTGATCAATGTTTTTTTAGACTTATTTTATGATCATTTTCaggatttattgttttatattttattatttactattatttctgtttctcctgttactgttttatatgcagtcattttaatgtctgtatctctgttcaggtcattttttttgttctggtatgaaagtaattaaagcaaacTAAGAGGAAGTGGGACAACGCTCATCTTGACTGAGTCACTTTTCAGAGTTGAATTAAACAGTTGAATGAGAGGAAACTGTGGAAACACACAAGGGTTAAATTTTCATGTGTGTTAATCCCAGATACTTCAGGTCAGTGTGAACTTCATACCAGCTCATGTCCGCCAGAAGAGAAAGAGGTCTGCCTACATTAATAcgaatgtaaatacatttcacacatcttaaatgtcaaactagTCGTGTCTGCAGTCAGCATACAGCGTGAAAACCTCCAAACCACAGGTGAAGAATTGATGCTAAACAAACTCAGACACCACTGTCTATGCTGTCTAGTTTAACAGTGGAGCACTTctgttaaaacatttcttttgaaaACACCATGAACAGACATGCTGCTCCATTTTGTGGAGGCTTGATGCTCTTCGTGCCAACAGTTACAGTTCAGGACGCCCATCTGTGTTTAAACTCTTTGTTAAAACTAGTCTCAGTGAACCCAAACCTCAACATCGTTTTCAACAGAAATTGATAAAACTCTTTGTCTTAAGTCCCACTAAAGTATCGACCATCTATTCCTGTGAGCCTCGTGTGTTTCTGATGTTTATCTAGTCATCAGTAGAGAGTAACACCTAcagagctctgctgctgttaATCACATTCTCACCAAAACACTTCCCCTGCAGATCTCTGATAAAATTAACCTCAACGATACAAAGAGGAACCAGCAGACCAGTAAATACCATCTTTTTTGTGTTCTTctccagctgctacagtatcTAAAGTGACCTGATAACGCACAAATATGTAATAACTACATACTTAAAGATGTTCTGGATGTACATGACCACCTACTCTGACCTAATatgaatgtaaatacatttcacaCATCTTATATGTCAAACTAGTCGTTTCTGCAGTCTGCATACAGCATGAAAAACCTCCAAACCACAGGTGAAGACTTGTCAAACAAACTCAGTCACCACTGTCTATGCTCCCTAGTTGTGGAgatcaaaatgtttatttatgtcaaacCTTTTCCTTTTAAACCATGAACACATCTGCTGCTATTGTAGAGGCTTGATGCTCTTTGTACCTGCCGTTAAAGACTTATCAGTGGTTTAACTCTTTGTTAAAACTAGTCTCAGTGACCCCAAACAACATTTGATAAAAATCTCTTTGTCTTGGGTCCCATTAAAGTGTCAAGTGTCTGTTCCTGTGAGGGTGTGTATCTGGTCATCATTAGACGGTAACACCTccagagctctgctgctgttgttaaccACATTCTCACCAAAACACTTTCCTCCTCTGATAAAAATAACTTCAAAGATACAATGAGGAACcagcagagacagaagaaggagagactcagagaatcatgatggttgagttcaaatggatttctttatttcttacagcggtgcttcagtttacaggtaagaatacatatatcacatatataaatggaaggcacattgtaaaaaataagaTTCTTTATcagctacatttgatttaactaagaaaaccaaatctgttgtttctaatgtggtgagtttagtgaactcttggaaactaaggataaagaaataatcgtcactaactatgaacataacagacattttctcattttactttatttttcatcattttctcaacagcagcagctgaaaaacttcccctctccttcactgtcagagttggagatgacgtcactttgccttgtgaaaatgtgatagacggtcagaaaaaatgtgaaaatactgtATGGGTCTGTCTTTGCTGGTTCAGGAAACACAGCAGTAGTAGAGTTGATTGAACATGGACAGATTGGTGAAAACGCCaaagctaaatcagacagactgagtgttacagagaactgttctctggttataaaGAAGGTCACATTCGAGGATGTTGGTTGTTATTACTGTCAACAGTACAAATCAGGACAAAAACAAGGTGAAGCTGCTGAAGTGACTGCCTGTTATAGAGGGTATTATGTTATCGAGCGTTGACGTAACTTCCCCTCCTGAACACTCCCCCACCAgatggactgagtggcaaaacaccTGTAACATGGCTGCGTTAATCAGTGGAAACAGCAAAACTGGGAGTAAAACAAGCGATTATCttctcaaattaaaggcagttgGACTCGACAGTGATCCTTACAGCTTACCAATGAACCAGTGGTCCGTGGACATTGAGATGTGGCCAGCAATCGAGTTTCCTGACATTTATATGTACCTGATTTCGACGCcgggaaaacacacaaaacaaagtcTGAAGGCATATAAAAGCCTTGACGCTTGGTCATACTTCAAGGCGGGATTTGTTGGTGAAATTAAAGTGACGAGGACACCTAGGGATATCGTGGTCGTCTGTGGGCAGGTTTGTTTAACGTTACATATTTGAACTTTTATTTGGAAAACTGTAATTTAGTTAATGTTAGACCTGCTTTGTTTGTAGCTAACAGTGCCACTCACTAACAATATTTGTGCAGGTGAAACACAGCCGGAGAATGAACGAGCCCCCATTGAAACCTTGGATAGCTGCAGAGAAGACAGGGACAGTTTTGACAGCTCATTGTACATGTATGGCGGGACTTGGAGAGACCTGTTCGCATGCAGCAGCTTTGATGTTTGCAGTTATGTCCGGAGTGAGGATGCGCGATGACACACCGTGCACTTCATTGCCATGTCAGTGGCTTCGGCCaccacaaacaaagaaaatatccTGCTCTGAACTGTCTTCTATTGATATGACATGTcccagaacacagagcagaaagGTTTTGAATCCAGTTGACATGAATGTGTTAATCAGAGCTACACGAAGGAAGTCTGGGTCCTACGATGCTATGCTTAATAAACCTACAGAAAATGAAGTTGTAGACTTTCTGGATAAGCTCAAGCATGCAAACCCAAGAGCTGCTGTGCTCTCTGTAGCTCCAAAACACTCCAAAGACTTTGTCCCCATGGCTCTGAAAGGTGGCTATCCTACACCGTTAGGACAACTTTATGAACCTGAGAATGCTGCTTTGACCTACAATGAACTTCTTGAAAAATGTGATAAGGTCGTTGAGGATTTGAAGATCACAGACGCCCAGTGTCAGCTTGTTCAACAGAAGACAAAGGGACAGGCTTCATCAAGGATGTGGTATACCTACAGATGTGGCAGGATAACAGCTTCCAAGTTTGGTGCGGTTATAAAGAGCAATGATAACGAGCCCCGGAAATCACTTGTGAAAGCCATATGCTACCCAGAGTCAGCAAAGTTTAAAACTTCAGCGACAAGgtataatttatacattttttagatTAAAGGCAAATAATGTTTCAAAGTTGTTAACTAATCAAAAGGTTAATGAAATGATAAAATCTCTCATAACAATTTAGCACAGATGAATTATGGACATGTATGTACTAATTTGTGCTATTTTCAGGTGGGGCATTCAGCAGGAGACCAAGGCAAAGGAGGCATACACTGAGACCATGTCATCAAGACACGTCAATTTTAATGTAACCCCCACTGGGCTCTACATTTCTCCGCAATACCCTCATCTTGGTGCATCACCTGACGGGAAGGTGTCTTGTGACTGTTGTGGCTCTGGGTGCTTGGAAATCAAATGCCCCTACTTGGCAAAAGACAAGACACTGTTAGAACTATCGAAAGAAAAAGACTTCTGCTTGGTTGCATCCTGTTCCTCCGATGTGACACTGGAACTTAACAGACAACACAACTATTACTTTCAAGTACAGTGCCAGATTCATGTTACAAAATCCCCATACTGTGACTTTTGTGTGTGGACACCTTTGGAATTATTTATTGAGAGAATAACTCCAGATTCCAATTTTGAAAGACATGTTATGAAGGcaacaacatttttcaaatatgGTGTGTTGCCAGAACTGCTGGGAAAATGGTTTACACGAAATGCAGTACTGAAACTTGGTGCAACATCTGTTTTGTAGAACTGCTGCTGATTAGACCTTCATCTTgggcaagggcgtcactttgtgttaaaaagtggtggggacataggggctcagattaggggtgtgaagagacacttggCTTCTCGAGACATCATGATATGCGATATTAGGTTCACAAGAACGAGACAAAAAGATCtgtagtgttttaaagatatcctcaataTGAGCGGGGAGTCTGGGGGGacctcccccaggaaattttgatcattaaacacttcatttcctgtattatggtgaaagtttctgcaccaatttatggtgtaattatttttattcatgtaaaagGACACAAAAATCAGGTAGTACAGGTAGTATAGTACTTTCAGGCTTgcttttacaaacattttagtCAAACAGTCTTTATCAGAGCATTACAGGGATGTTTGCAGCATTTTTTTGTCTCCTTg
Encoded here:
- the LOC123978245 gene encoding uncharacterized protein LOC123978245 is translated as MWYTYRCGRITASKFGAVIKSNDNEPRKSLVKAICYPESAKFKTSATRWGIQQETKAKEAYTETMSSRHVNFNVTPTGLYISPQYPHLGASPDGKVSCDCCGSGCLEIKCPYLAKDKTLLELSKEKDFCLVASCSSDVTLELNRQHNYYFQVQCQIHVTKSPYCDFCVWTPLELFIERITPDSNFERHVMKATTFFKYGVLPELLGKWFTRNAVLKLGATSVL